The sequence CGCACGGTGTTCGCAATACCGCGGCAGGTTTGCGCTATGTGCTCTATTTGTTTCTTACCGACAAAGACGCGCCCTGGCTGGTTACTCACGCACCTGCGGGTTATTTAATTGCCCCTGAAGGTGAGGAGCGAGTTGGCGATGTTTCCAACGTGTGCTTCTGTAATGGCTGGACTCAGCGCGGCGAGGATATTTTTATTTATTACGCGTCGTCGGATACACGAATTCATGTGGCGACTACGAGTGTGCGCCAATTGCTGGATTACGTTAAAAATACGCCGCCGGACGGGTTGCGCTCTGCTGCGTCTGTGGCAACTCGCACTGCATTAATCCGTCAAAACCTGGAGCTGTTGCGCGGTGGAAACTGAAACGGATACCCGCGAGCAGTTAATTCTCCTACAGAATAATTGTGCTAACGAATTAGCGCATCTGGTTAGCTGGTGGGCGAACAATGTGGTGGGCGATGGCAATTTTTCTGGTGAGATCAACAGCCAGGGGCTTCCCCAGCACCAAGCTGGTAAAGGCGGTATTTACGGTTCGCGCTTACTCTGGTTTTTTAGTGAAGTGGCAATACTGGGTAGAGATTCTTTAGCGCCTGCATCAGGACCGACGTCCGGGCTCGCATCTGCAAAGGTATCTGCACAGGCGCTCTACCAGTATTTTAGCCACCATTTTATTGATCCGGAATACGGCGGTGTTGTTTGGGAATTGCATGCAAACGGTGAGCTTCGCGACGGGCGCAAGCAAATATATGCGCAGGCATTTGCTATTTACTGTCTCAGTGCCTATTACCGATTAACCTCGGATGAGGATGCGTTAGCACAGGCGTTGACGATTTATGAGCTGGTGGAAGAATTTGCGCTGGATCGCGCCCACGGTGGATATTTCGAAGCGTTTAGTCGCGAGTGGCGTGAGCTCGACGATATCCGTTTAAGCGAAAAAGATTTAGCCAGCCCCAAAACCATGAACACGCATTTGCATTTACTGGAGGCGTATACGGGTTTACTGCGCGCACTCAGGCAGGCCGGGTCGCCAGCGCTACAGAAGGTTGCAACGAGTGTTCAGCAATTGCTCGAACTCTATGTTTCCCGTGTGTATAACTCGAGTTCCAGGCACGTTCATATGTTTATGAATACTCATTGGGAAGATGAAAGCCTGGCGTTCAGTTACGGTCACGATATAGAAAGCAGTTGGTTGCTGTGGGAAGCCGCTGATGTGCTGGGGGACGATGCGCTAAAGCAATCTTACCGGCACGATGTTATTGCGCTGGCTGAAACCTGCTTAGCCCAAGCGCGCGCAACCGATGGCTCGCTTTACGACGTGTTCGATAAACAGCGCCAGTTGAACATTCCGGAGCGAGTATGGTGGGTTCAGGCGGAGGCCATGGTGGGCTTTTTTAATGCGTGGCAATTAACAGGGCAACAAAAATACCTGGATGCCGTGTTTTCCCTGTGGCGATATTTGGAAGCGGAATTTATTACCCCGGGCAGTGAATGGCCCTGGCTCGCACGCAGTGATCAGGGGGCAGGTTATCGCGCCTATCTGGCGGGCTTTTGGAAGGGGCCGTATCACAACGGTCGTGCGCTGATGGAATTAATTTCTCGGATTAATTCGGTATTGAATGCCGACTGTTAGCTCGGTAGTGAACATTGCAACGTTAACCGGTGGTACACGAAGGCACCGCCATTACCCGAAGAGCGTGCAATTGAAGAGAGGGAGTCATCTAAATAGATAGGGCTTTCAATTTGATCGTCGGGTTAACAGGTGTGCGGTGTGGTAATTAATAGGTTAACCGCGTGGTTAAAAGGTTAAAAGCGTATAAAAATTGCACGTGACGCTGGACAATTAAGCAATTCTGTACCAATATCGTATTTAATATAATAAATATAGATAACTTAATAAGTTAACTGTGGATGTTAGGATGCGCCGCTGCGCGACCTTGGGCTTAGGTTCTTTGGGCTCAGGTTTTAGGAGCTGTACAGCCTATGGTCGTTGGCATTCAGCAACTAACTAAATAATATAAATAAAGTAACTTTTTCAGCGCTATTAAATTTTTTAAGTTCTACGGGTAGGTAGCTACCCGCTACCTCAAGTATCGACAACATAACAATAAGCAACGAGGGGTCGGATTATGTTCACGGGTTTTTATTGGCGAATGCTGGCGATCTGCTGCCTGTCAGTTATAACCGCGGTTGGTTTAAGCGGCTGCGGCGGCAGTGTCGAGCAGAGCGCTATCGACAACAGCGATCAATCCTATCAAGTGGAAGAACGCCCTTTGGGCATTATTGCGGGTGAGTCGTTAGAAATTCCCCTCGGCGAAAGTGCAACACTGAGCGGTCGGATTGTGGGTTATCCGCGCGATGGGCTGAGTGTGCGGTGGGTGCAAACGTCGGGGCCGGAAGTCGAATTGACTGGCGACACTAGCTGGAACAGCAACACAATCGCTTTTACTACGCCGACAACCACGGACGACGGTGTGTTGACCTACCGTTTTGAAATTCAAGGAGTCGACGCTGACGGTGTGGTCGCGACCGATGCCGACGGCAATGACCTGCGCGCAAATGCGAGTGTCGTAGCGTTTGATCCAGCACGGGCATTAACCTTTGAAGCGGAAGACCAAGAAGTCGCCACGCTTACGGGTGGGGCAAGTCTGGTGCATCCAGGTGATGACCAATTTATCAGTGGTGCTTCTGGCGATGCCATGACCGCAGACTTGACGCCGGGCCAAGGCGTTGATTTTCGTTTTGTGGTCGCGTCGGAAAATGCGGGTTTTTACGCATTGACCTTGCGCTACGGTATAGGCCTTGGCTACGGCGGTAAAAATGCAATTGTCACGGTAAACGATGTTCCCACCGAAGTGGTGCTCTCGGTAGAAGGGCAAATAGCCGAAATAAAAGTCGGTACTTTTAAATTCGCCGCAGGCGAGCATCATATTCGCGTTGCCGATGGTTGGAATTATTACCGCCTCGACAGCCTGCTGTTATTTCCCGCCGCAGCGCCACCCATTCCGCTGGCCGTGCCACCAGCACCTATCAACGCGCAGGCGTCACAAGCCGCTATCGATCTTAAAACCTATTTAACTGAAACCTATACCAAGGGCATTTTATCGGGTCAGCAAAGTGCGATTTACGACGGTAGTAATGCCCTGGAAGAGCACGCTTACATTGAAGCAGAGGGGGGTAAAACTCCTGCAATCTATGCATTTGACTACATGGATTACAGTGCGAGCCGCGCTGCGCGTGGAACCTTGAATACCGGCCTCACTGAAGCCGCGTTGCAAGTGCGTGAGAGTGGGGCAATCCTTTCTGCCAGCTGGCATTGGAATGCGCCGCTCGATTTGTTGGATACCGACGAGCAGCCTTGGTACAAAGGGTTTTACAGCGCAGCCACCAATTTCGATTTAAGCAAAGCGCTCACCGAAGACAGCAGTGCAGAACATGCCGCGTTAATGGCCGATTTACGCATTATTGCCGATGAATTAACAACGCTGCGCGACGCCGACGTGCCTCTGCTCTGGCGACCATTGCACGAAGCAGAGGGAGAATGGTTTTGGTGGGGCGCGTATGGCCCGGAAAATTTTAAGGCGCTCTGGCATTTAATGTACGCCTATTTCACTCAGGAACGTGAGCTGAACAATTTGCTCTGGGTGTATTCGGCAACAGGGGAGCTTTCCAGTGATTGGTACCCCGGTGACGCCTATGTGGATATTGTCGGATTTGATGGCTACGACAGCAGTGCTAACGGCGAAGATGCAATTTTCAAATCTCAGTGGGACTCCTTGCTTACCAGGTTCAACGGTAAAAAACTGATTGCGCTGACTGAAACCGGCTATGTTCCTGACGTGGAAGCTATGGCCGCTGCCGATGTGTGGTGGTCTTATTTCTCAACCTGGAGTAGTGGTGATGGCTGGGGACCGCAATTCAGCCATCATACTGCTGCGCGCTATAACGCGGCGGTAACGGTAAATGCTGGAGATCTGCCAGCAAAAGTTTCCGGGGGCGTTGGGCCGACAACGCCAGGGGTGTTTGCGAGTTTTGATGATGCGGCTTTATTTAATGCACAGGTGAACTGGTCCGATGCCGTAGCGGCAGGTGTGGCTGTTCAATCCCAGTGGGTGGGCGGTGGCTTTCGTGCGCTGCGCGCAAACCTGGATCTTCCCGCCGCCGGGCAAGCTTTGGGCGAAACGCCCACTAGTGTGATCGTGCAAACCTGGGAGCCACAAAGTAGCGAGGGCATGCAGGCTCTGGAATTAATCGCTAATGCACAAAATGCGGGAGATTCGGTCACCGCGAAACTATGGGCAAAAGATGCCAGCGGCAACTGGAAAGACACGGGCGCTCAGGCCATCGCAAACGGTGGTGTTTCCCTCGTATTGGATCTTACCGGCAGCGAATTCGATTTCTCCAGTATCACCAGCTTTGGTGTGCAATTCGAAAATTTTGATGCGGCCAGTACGGCGGCGGAATTTTTTATTGACGAAATTCTGCTGCGCGATGCGGAGGGCGAGGAAAAGGCGATCACCCGGTTTGAGCAGAGCGCTGGATTTGTCGGTCAACTGGATTGGCGCGAACACGCGGGTTACGGCATCAGCAATCGCTGGGCAGCAGAAGGTGTACACAGTTTGGGTTTTACCTTTAGCCCGGCACAAAAAAGCGATTGGGGGGAATACCCCAATGCAGTACTGCAGCTCTATCCTGAGGGTGGCGTCGATGTCAGTAGCGTGCAAACACTGTCGATTGCGGTGCACACAGGTATCGGCGGCGACGGCGTAACTGGCAAGCTGTGGATCAAAGACGCTGCAGGCAATTGGCTGGACAGCGGGGCGGTAGACGTGAGCGATACGCAAGTGTTGAGTATTGATATCAGTAGTATCGATACGCTCTCAGGCTTCGGCGTGCAATTTGAGAACTTCTCGCTCTCGGCGTCAACGGTCGAAGTCTTTATCGACAAGGTCTCTTTGGACGATAGCAAATACGAAAGTTTTGAAGAACTCGGCGAGTGGGAAGCTCAAGCCGATTGGCAGCCCATTGCCGCCGCCGAAATTCAACAAAATACTGGCGAACAAAGCACGCGAGCATTGGTGCTGCGTATGGACGCGTCGCAAAAAACTGATTGGGCGGAAAACCCCAGCGTGGTACTGCAAACCTACCCGCAAATTAATGTGCGGGATATCGCTGAGTTACAGGTGTGGGTAAACAGCCGCGGTGCAGGTTCGGGCGTTACCGCTAAATTATTTGTTAAGCATGGCGAAAATTGGACATGGGTGAATGCCGAACCTGTGGTGATTCCGGCAGGTGGGGCGACCCTGACGCTGGACGTGCGCGACTACAGCGTAATTGCTGGTTGGGGGGTGCAGTTCGAGGCGTTCGATACCAGCGCAACCCAGGCTGAATTTGTTGTTGATAGCGTGGTGTTTACCGCAACAGAGGAATCCGAATAAAACGATTTCAACCGCTTTGTCAGGAGTACGGTTGGGTGAGCGGGTTCGCCCGCTTTTTTTCTTCGACTGCCTGCTCGGGCCTGAGCCCCGAGATACGACTATAAAATAATAACAGGATCAACACGATGAACATCACAAGCCAATTATTTCGTCGCAATGCGTTATACGTATTTATCTCCGCAGCTGCTAGCGCGGCGCCTTCCCATGCACAAGACACCAATCGCCCAGAAACCAGCGATCTTGCGCGGGAGAGCAGCACAAAACAGGTTGTTGAAGAAGTCATCGTAACCGGCGTGCGCGCGGCAATAGAGCAGAGTCAGGATATTAAGCGCACCAGCTCGAATATTGTCGATGCAATTACCGCTACCGACATCGGAAAGTTGCCGGATGCCACTATCACCGATTCGCTGCAGCGAATTCCCGGAATTCAAGTTGTTCGTTCTGGTGGTGAAGGTGCCCGCGTGAATGTTCGTGGCAATGGTAATGTGATGACCACGTTAAATGGCGAGCAGATGATTTCAGCCGGCGCCATCACCAATGTGCAACCGGATTTTGCTGATATTCCAGCAACCATGGTGAGCGGCATCACCGTATTAAAGTCGCCAACGGCGAGCACGGCTGTGGGGGGGATTACGGGTACTATTGATATTCAAACCCATCGCCCGCTGACCATGGACCCGGGTACCACGCTTTCTGGTAAAGCAGAATTATCGCAGGGTTCTTACACCCAGGAAAATGACCCATCGGTTGCGTTTTTTGCCGCGCATAATTTCGATAATCGTATTGCT comes from Teredinibacter turnerae and encodes:
- a CDS encoding AGE family epimerase/isomerase, with product METETDTREQLILLQNNCANELAHLVSWWANNVVGDGNFSGEINSQGLPQHQAGKGGIYGSRLLWFFSEVAILGRDSLAPASGPTSGLASAKVSAQALYQYFSHHFIDPEYGGVVWELHANGELRDGRKQIYAQAFAIYCLSAYYRLTSDEDALAQALTIYELVEEFALDRAHGGYFEAFSREWRELDDIRLSEKDLASPKTMNTHLHLLEAYTGLLRALRQAGSPALQKVATSVQQLLELYVSRVYNSSSRHVHMFMNTHWEDESLAFSYGHDIESSWLLWEAADVLGDDALKQSYRHDVIALAETCLAQARATDGSLYDVFDKQRQLNIPERVWWVQAEAMVGFFNAWQLTGQQKYLDAVFSLWRYLEAEFITPGSEWPWLARSDQGAGYRAYLAGFWKGPYHNGRALMELISRINSVLNADC
- a CDS encoding glycosyl hydrolase; translation: MFTGFYWRMLAICCLSVITAVGLSGCGGSVEQSAIDNSDQSYQVEERPLGIIAGESLEIPLGESATLSGRIVGYPRDGLSVRWVQTSGPEVELTGDTSWNSNTIAFTTPTTTDDGVLTYRFEIQGVDADGVVATDADGNDLRANASVVAFDPARALTFEAEDQEVATLTGGASLVHPGDDQFISGASGDAMTADLTPGQGVDFRFVVASENAGFYALTLRYGIGLGYGGKNAIVTVNDVPTEVVLSVEGQIAEIKVGTFKFAAGEHHIRVADGWNYYRLDSLLLFPAAAPPIPLAVPPAPINAQASQAAIDLKTYLTETYTKGILSGQQSAIYDGSNALEEHAYIEAEGGKTPAIYAFDYMDYSASRAARGTLNTGLTEAALQVRESGAILSASWHWNAPLDLLDTDEQPWYKGFYSAATNFDLSKALTEDSSAEHAALMADLRIIADELTTLRDADVPLLWRPLHEAEGEWFWWGAYGPENFKALWHLMYAYFTQERELNNLLWVYSATGELSSDWYPGDAYVDIVGFDGYDSSANGEDAIFKSQWDSLLTRFNGKKLIALTETGYVPDVEAMAAADVWWSYFSTWSSGDGWGPQFSHHTAARYNAAVTVNAGDLPAKVSGGVGPTTPGVFASFDDAALFNAQVNWSDAVAAGVAVQSQWVGGGFRALRANLDLPAAGQALGETPTSVIVQTWEPQSSEGMQALELIANAQNAGDSVTAKLWAKDASGNWKDTGAQAIANGGVSLVLDLTGSEFDFSSITSFGVQFENFDAASTAAEFFIDEILLRDAEGEEKAITRFEQSAGFVGQLDWREHAGYGISNRWAAEGVHSLGFTFSPAQKSDWGEYPNAVLQLYPEGGVDVSSVQTLSIAVHTGIGGDGVTGKLWIKDAAGNWLDSGAVDVSDTQVLSIDISSIDTLSGFGVQFENFSLSASTVEVFIDKVSLDDSKYESFEELGEWEAQADWQPIAAAEIQQNTGEQSTRALVLRMDASQKTDWAENPSVVLQTYPQINVRDIAELQVWVNSRGAGSGVTAKLFVKHGENWTWVNAEPVVIPAGGATLTLDVRDYSVIAGWGVQFEAFDTSATQAEFVVDSVVFTATEESE